One genomic region from Melioribacteraceae bacterium 4301-Me encodes:
- a CDS encoding aconitate hydratase codes for MTANFDMIQGVYSKLRDKVDRARKVVGRPMTYAEKILYAHLWSPAKNELKRGKDFAEFTPDRVAMQDATAQMALLQFMHAGRKTSAVPATAHCDHLIVAQSGSKADLERAIEENKEVYEFLESICKKYGVGFWKPGAGIIHQVILENYAFPGGMMIGSDSHTPNAGGLGMIAIGVGGADVVDVMAGMPWELKWPKLIGVKLTGKLSGWVSPKDVILKVAGILTVKGGTGAILEYFGEGANSISCTGKGTICNMGAEVGATTSIFAFDQKMVEYLRKTDRNDVADLATELSDVLKADDEVYAEPEKYFDQVIEINLSELEPHLNGPFTPDRAWPISKMKEAVKENNFPDKISVALIGSCTNSSYEDIDRSANIAKQALSKGLKAKTQFTITPGSEQVRATIERDGQLKVLEELGGLVLANACGPCIGMWNRMDVKTGERNTIVTSFNRNFAKRNDGNPETLAFVASPEIVTALAISGSLSFNPATDYITNENGEQVKLDPPMGEELPIDNFVKNFDGFIPPSPDGYKTEVKIPEGSERLQLLERFPAWDGKDFIDLPLLLKVKGKCTTDHISPAGPWLKYRGHLDNISKNMFLGAINAFTGNAGEAKNQFTGEYKKVHEVAREYKAKGIGWIVVGDENYGEGSSREHAAMEPRYLGGKAIIVKSFARIHETNLKKQGMLPLTFADPNDYDKIQEDDKLSIVGLKNFAPDKQLKLIVKHSDGSSDEIMLNHSFNAGQIEWFKAGSALNLIAQKMKQTTVTPKAKKAVKKAKAEIKKVTKKKSVKAKPQKKVSKKKPAIKLKKKITKKSSAKKTINVKTKKGKNKLTRKAAKKK; via the coding sequence ATGACCGCAAATTTTGATATGATCCAAGGGGTTTACAGTAAATTAAGAGACAAAGTTGACAGAGCGCGCAAGGTAGTTGGCAGACCAATGACTTATGCTGAGAAAATCCTTTATGCCCATTTATGGAGCCCAGCAAAAAATGAATTGAAGCGGGGTAAAGACTTCGCAGAATTTACACCTGATCGTGTAGCTATGCAGGATGCGACTGCACAAATGGCCTTATTGCAATTTATGCATGCTGGCAGGAAAACTTCAGCAGTACCAGCAACGGCACACTGCGACCATTTAATAGTTGCACAAAGCGGTTCAAAAGCAGACCTCGAACGCGCTATAGAGGAAAATAAGGAGGTCTATGAATTCCTTGAGAGTATTTGCAAAAAATATGGTGTGGGCTTTTGGAAACCAGGCGCAGGAATTATCCACCAAGTTATTCTGGAAAATTATGCCTTTCCAGGTGGAATGATGATTGGTTCCGATTCGCATACGCCAAATGCCGGAGGACTTGGTATGATTGCAATTGGTGTCGGCGGCGCTGATGTAGTAGATGTTATGGCCGGAATGCCATGGGAATTAAAATGGCCTAAACTTATTGGAGTAAAATTAACCGGCAAACTTTCAGGTTGGGTATCACCTAAAGATGTTATTCTTAAAGTTGCTGGTATCCTTACAGTTAAAGGAGGCACCGGTGCAATCTTAGAATATTTTGGTGAAGGTGCTAATTCAATCTCTTGTACAGGCAAAGGTACAATTTGTAACATGGGTGCAGAAGTTGGTGCTACAACTTCAATCTTTGCATTTGACCAAAAAATGGTAGAATATCTAAGAAAAACTGACCGTAATGATGTAGCTGACTTAGCAACTGAACTTTCTGATGTACTAAAAGCCGACGATGAGGTTTACGCTGAACCTGAAAAATATTTCGACCAAGTAATCGAAATAAACTTGAGCGAACTTGAGCCTCACCTTAACGGTCCTTTTACCCCAGACCGTGCATGGCCAATTTCCAAGATGAAAGAGGCTGTCAAAGAAAATAATTTTCCGGATAAAATTAGCGTAGCTCTTATTGGAAGTTGCACAAATTCAAGCTATGAAGATATTGACAGATCAGCTAATATTGCTAAACAAGCGCTATCAAAAGGACTTAAAGCTAAAACACAATTTACTATCACACCTGGTTCGGAACAAGTAAGAGCTACCATTGAAAGAGACGGTCAATTGAAAGTGTTAGAAGAATTAGGTGGATTGGTATTAGCAAATGCTTGTGGACCATGTATTGGCATGTGGAACAGAATGGATGTTAAAACTGGAGAAAGAAACACAATTGTTACTTCATTCAACAGAAATTTTGCAAAAAGAAATGATGGTAATCCGGAAACTTTAGCATTTGTTGCGAGTCCAGAAATTGTAACTGCGTTGGCAATTTCCGGAAGCTTATCTTTTAATCCAGCCACAGATTATATAACAAATGAAAATGGTGAACAAGTTAAGTTAGATCCTCCTATGGGAGAAGAACTCCCAATAGACAATTTTGTAAAAAACTTTGATGGTTTTATTCCTCCTTCACCTGACGGCTACAAAACTGAAGTGAAAATTCCTGAGGGAAGCGAAAGACTTCAACTGCTTGAACGTTTCCCGGCTTGGGATGGGAAAGACTTTATCGATTTGCCATTATTATTGAAAGTAAAAGGCAAATGTACTACAGACCATATTTCTCCCGCTGGCCCTTGGTTAAAATATCGCGGTCATCTCGATAATATTTCCAAAAATATGTTTTTGGGCGCTATTAATGCTTTTACTGGAAACGCCGGAGAAGCAAAAAACCAATTCACAGGTGAATATAAAAAAGTTCATGAAGTAGCGCGGGAATATAAAGCTAAGGGTATTGGATGGATTGTTGTAGGTGATGAGAACTATGGAGAAGGTTCGAGCAGAGAACATGCAGCAATGGAACCTCGTTACTTGGGCGGAAAAGCAATCATTGTAAAAAGCTTTGCTAGAATTCACGAAACTAATTTGAAAAAACAAGGCATGTTACCTCTTACTTTTGCTGACCCAAATGATTATGATAAAATTCAAGAGGACGATAAACTAAGTATAGTTGGATTAAAAAATTTCGCACCTGATAAACAATTAAAATTAATTGTAAAACATAGCGATGGTTCTTCAGATGAAATAATGCTTAATCATTCATTCAATGCTGGGCAAATTGAATGGTTCAAAGCAGGAAGCGCATTGAATTTAATTGCCCAAAAAATGAAACAAACTACAGTGACTCCCAAAGCAAAAAAGGCTGTTAAAAAAGCTAAGGCTGAAATTAAAAAAGTTACTAAAAAGAAATCGGTTAAAGCAAAACCGCAAAAAAAAGTTTCTAAGAAGAAACCCGCTATAAAATTAAAGAAAAAGATTACTAAGAAAAGCTCGGCTAAGAAAACTATTAACGTTAAAACTAAGAAAGGCAAAAATAAATTAACTAGGAAAGCAGCCAAGAAAAAATAA
- a CDS encoding SIS domain-containing protein, with the protein MNKEKFITDSLKESAETKLKIEKECKAELMNAVELITNAYRNGKKVLLCGNGGSAADCQHIATELMIRLNHDIKRPALAAIALTTDSSNLTAGGNDIGFENIFARNVEGLGNSGDILIAISTSGNSVNVLKAVEKAKEKGMKVIGFLGGNGGKLKSNVDLPITIPSFNIQRIQEGHITIAHIICELVELELYGNKN; encoded by the coding sequence TTGAATAAAGAAAAATTTATTACAGACTCGCTAAAAGAAAGCGCTGAGACAAAATTAAAAATAGAAAAAGAATGTAAAGCAGAATTAATGAATGCAGTCGAATTAATAACAAATGCTTACAGAAACGGGAAAAAAGTTCTGTTGTGTGGTAATGGAGGCAGTGCTGCAGATTGTCAACATATTGCAACCGAATTAATGATAAGATTAAACCATGACATAAAGCGACCTGCATTGGCTGCTATAGCCTTAACCACAGATTCTTCTAATTTAACCGCAGGCGGGAATGATATCGGTTTTGAAAACATATTTGCAAGAAACGTAGAAGGATTAGGCAACAGCGGCGATATTTTAATTGCCATTTCTACAAGCGGAAACTCTGTTAATGTTCTTAAAGCCGTTGAAAAAGCTAAAGAGAAAGGAATGAAAGTTATTGGATTTCTTGGCGGAAACGGAGGCAAGCTGAAAAGCAATGTAGATTTACCTATTACAATCCCATCTTTTAATATTCAAAGAATTCAGGAGGGACACATTACAATAGCTCATATAATTTGTGAATTAGTTGAACTAGAATTATATGGTAATAAAAATTAA
- a CDS encoding Spx/MgsR family RNA polymerase-binding regulatory protein codes for MDKITIYEKPTCTTCRKVIKILQENGVDFERINYYIEPFKKEQLKLLLKKMNMTPSELLRKNDEAYKKLKAKILKLSEEEILELMIKNPDLIQRPIVEKGEKAILARPPESISKLFN; via the coding sequence ATGGATAAGATAACAATTTACGAAAAGCCGACATGCACTACGTGTAGGAAGGTAATTAAAATTCTTCAAGAAAATGGAGTGGATTTCGAACGTATTAATTACTACATAGAACCTTTCAAAAAAGAGCAATTAAAATTGCTGTTAAAAAAAATGAACATGACACCGAGTGAACTTCTTAGAAAAAATGATGAAGCATATAAAAAATTAAAGGCAAAAATTCTTAAGCTTTCTGAAGAAGAAATATTAGAATTAATGATAAAAAATCCAGATTTAATTCAGCGACCTATAGTAGAAAAAGGTGAAAAAGCAATACTTGCGCGCCCGCCCGAAAGTATTTCAAAGCTTTTTAATTGA
- a CDS encoding OPT family oligopeptide transporter: MSEHEVTKIPGLPDNAYTELKPGEEYHPVMSPQNEYPEVTPYSLITGLIMAVLFSASAAYLGLKIGQVFEAAIPIAILAVGITTILKKKGGLGQNVIIQSVGATSGAVVAGGIFTLPALYILGLDKYVQFYQIFLASLFGGFLGILFLVPFRKYFVSEMHGKFPFPEATATTEVLVAGEKGGKQAIVLIISGLIGGAYDFVVATFGWWSEVFTTRVVEVGQNLADKLKLVFKINISSAILGLGYIVGLRYSAIIVAGSFLSWYVIIPVFAYLGNYIVAPIGPNAKLLIKDMSAEQIFSNYVRHIGIGGIAMAGLIGIIRSSNIIKKSFTLGFKELFGAKSTNDELRTQRDLPMKIIFVGIFLTAVLILVFFMFGVVHNLGLALIGLLIVLIISFLFTTVAATAIAIVGTNPVSGMTLMTLILSSVVLVSVGLSGTAGMVSALIIGGVVCTALSQAGSFITDLKIGYWLGSSPHKQERWKFLGTIFSAATVAWIIMVLNDTYGFTGEGALVAPQANAMAAVIQPLMSNQAAPWMLYLAGAFMALILTIVKVPALAFALGMYLPLELNTPLLIGGLIAHFVSTRSKDESLNKTRKERGTLIASGFIAGGALMGVISAILRYAGYNWVNTEWQESHSAELIAIIMFMLLSLYMIWDSMRAKKEE; the protein is encoded by the coding sequence ATGAGCGAGCATGAAGTAACTAAAATTCCAGGGTTACCAGATAATGCGTATACAGAATTAAAACCTGGCGAAGAATATCATCCTGTAATGTCACCTCAAAATGAATATCCTGAAGTAACTCCATATTCTTTGATAACTGGTTTAATAATGGCTGTGCTTTTTTCAGCTTCTGCAGCTTATCTGGGTTTAAAAATTGGACAAGTTTTTGAAGCTGCAATTCCAATTGCAATATTAGCTGTAGGAATAACCACGATTTTAAAAAAGAAAGGTGGACTAGGGCAAAATGTAATTATCCAATCAGTTGGTGCTACATCTGGTGCAGTTGTAGCCGGCGGAATTTTTACTTTGCCTGCTTTGTATATTCTTGGTCTCGATAAGTATGTTCAGTTTTACCAAATATTTTTAGCATCGTTGTTCGGCGGTTTCCTTGGTATCCTCTTTCTGGTCCCCTTTAGAAAATACTTTGTATCAGAGATGCATGGTAAGTTTCCTTTTCCTGAAGCTACTGCTACTACTGAGGTCCTAGTTGCAGGTGAAAAAGGAGGCAAGCAAGCTATTGTTTTGATTATCAGCGGTCTAATTGGGGGAGCTTATGACTTTGTTGTGGCTACTTTCGGATGGTGGAGCGAAGTGTTTACTACTCGTGTTGTAGAAGTAGGACAAAATCTTGCAGACAAATTAAAACTAGTTTTTAAGATAAATATAAGCTCTGCAATTCTTGGTCTTGGTTATATCGTAGGTTTACGTTACAGTGCAATTATTGTTGCTGGCTCTTTTCTTTCGTGGTATGTTATAATTCCTGTGTTTGCATATTTAGGCAACTACATTGTAGCCCCCATAGGTCCAAATGCTAAACTGCTGATTAAAGACATGTCGGCAGAACAAATTTTTTCAAATTATGTCCGGCATATTGGTATTGGTGGAATTGCCATGGCCGGATTAATTGGAATTATTAGATCGAGTAACATTATAAAGAAATCTTTTACTTTGGGGTTTAAGGAATTATTTGGTGCTAAATCGACTAATGATGAACTTAGAACCCAGCGTGACTTACCAATGAAAATTATATTTGTTGGAATATTTCTAACTGCCGTATTGATATTGGTTTTTTTCATGTTTGGTGTTGTACACAATCTTGGTTTAGCCTTAATTGGACTTTTAATTGTATTAATAATTTCTTTTTTGTTTACAACAGTAGCAGCAACTGCCATAGCAATTGTTGGTACAAACCCGGTTTCTGGAATGACATTAATGACGTTAATTTTATCCTCTGTAGTCTTAGTTTCTGTCGGGTTATCTGGAACTGCAGGTATGGTATCAGCTTTGATAATTGGAGGTGTAGTTTGTACGGCACTTTCTCAAGCCGGTTCATTTATAACTGATTTAAAGATTGGTTATTGGCTTGGTTCATCGCCTCATAAACAAGAAAGATGGAAATTTTTAGGAACAATTTTTTCCGCTGCCACTGTAGCATGGATTATAATGGTGTTGAACGATACTTATGGCTTTACAGGTGAAGGTGCATTAGTTGCACCGCAGGCAAATGCTATGGCAGCTGTAATCCAACCTTTAATGTCTAATCAAGCTGCGCCTTGGATGTTATACTTAGCAGGCGCTTTTATGGCATTAATATTAACAATAGTTAAAGTGCCGGCCTTAGCCTTTGCGCTGGGCATGTACTTGCCTTTGGAACTGAATACCCCTCTGCTTATAGGTGGACTAATTGCACATTTTGTTTCTACAAGAAGTAAAGATGAATCGCTTAATAAAACAAGGAAGGAGCGTGGCACCCTCATTGCCTCGGGTTTTATAGCCGGCGGTGCTCTAATGGGTGTTATTAGTGCTATTCTGCGCTATGCAGGATATAATTGGGTGAATACTGAATGGCAAGAATCTCATTCTGCTGAACTTATTGCTATTATTATGTTTATGCTGTTATCACTTTATATGATTTGGGATTCTATGAGAGCTAAAAAGGAAGAATAA
- a CDS encoding aminotransferase class V-fold PLP-dependent enzyme, protein MNIKEVRNQFPHIAKGKIYFNHAAIGPLSTPVVNKLNEYIYQRSEGSIDIYELFLNAQKNSKEKLAKILNVGPERISFVQNVSSAISIIAQGLKWKVGDRIILNDMEFPSNVYPFLNLKSEGVEIDFVKSSNGAVQFDEIEKAVTRKTKLISISLVQFVSGFRADVEKIGELCKLKGIIFCIDGIQGIGVVDTDMQRYQADFIAGGSQKWLMGLQGTSFFYISKDLQDKVEPKVVGWTSVVNAWNLLNYDLTLRENADRFQSGTMSAIGVCALNESLNLFTKIGMKNIEEQILSNTEYFNNKLLSIGVRPILADAKRENLSGIVSFRHKKSEQIFTELGKRNIICSLREGVIRFSPHFYNTKEEIDFVIDELKLIISKL, encoded by the coding sequence ATGAATATTAAAGAAGTTAGAAATCAATTTCCTCATATTGCAAAAGGTAAAATTTATTTTAACCACGCTGCAATAGGACCATTATCAACACCGGTGGTAAATAAACTTAATGAATATATTTACCAGCGAAGTGAAGGTTCAATTGATATATATGAGTTATTTTTAAATGCTCAAAAAAACTCAAAAGAAAAATTAGCAAAAATATTGAATGTTGGACCAGAAAGAATTTCTTTTGTTCAAAATGTTTCTTCAGCAATCAGCATCATTGCTCAAGGACTGAAATGGAAAGTTGGTGACCGTATAATTTTAAATGATATGGAATTTCCATCTAATGTTTATCCTTTCTTGAATCTTAAAAGTGAAGGTGTAGAAATTGATTTTGTGAAATCTTCCAATGGCGCTGTACAATTTGACGAAATAGAAAAAGCTGTAACTCGAAAAACAAAATTGATTTCCATCAGTTTAGTTCAGTTCGTTTCGGGATTTAGAGCAGACGTAGAAAAAATAGGAGAACTTTGTAAGCTAAAGGGAATTATTTTTTGCATCGATGGAATTCAAGGGATTGGTGTTGTTGATACCGACATGCAAAGATACCAAGCAGATTTTATTGCCGGTGGTTCACAAAAATGGTTAATGGGCTTACAAGGCACATCATTCTTTTATATTTCAAAAGATTTACAGGATAAAGTTGAACCGAAAGTAGTTGGATGGACATCAGTAGTTAATGCTTGGAACCTTCTTAATTATGATTTAACTTTGCGGGAGAATGCTGACCGCTTTCAAAGCGGAACTATGAGCGCTATCGGTGTCTGTGCACTAAATGAAAGTCTAAATCTTTTTACTAAAATTGGAATGAAAAACATTGAGGAACAAATTTTATCTAATACCGAATACTTCAATAACAAACTGTTGTCTATTGGTGTTCGGCCAATTTTAGCAGATGCAAAAAGAGAAAACCTATCAGGGATAGTTTCATTCAGACACAAAAAATCTGAACAGATTTTTACCGAATTGGGAAAAAGAAACATAATTTGTTCTTTAAGGGAAGGGGTAATTAGGTTCTCGCCTCATTTTTATAACACTAAAGAAGAAATTGATTTTGTAATAGATGAATTGAAACTAATCATAAGTAAACTTTAA
- a CDS encoding TonB-dependent receptor plug domain-containing protein: MKKIYICLFLLLFSATSFPQSDTLKTTLSEIIVTANRTETPYYTLASSVSVLTQKDLKERQINTVVDALRELPGVTVVEQGGPGKLASVFIRGASPNHTLVLIDGTEMNNPSSPDNAFDFSYLNVNDIDKIEIVRGPQSTLYGSEAIAGVINIITKFGSPNKNFSFYGEGGSNNYYRGNVSAYGNYNKLNYFLSFSRNKTDGISAADSKYGNTEKDGYSNNSFTGKIMIHPNNNFNSSFLYKYTKSNNDLDQNEKLGDDPNFSYKVEEQLFSSISKLELFNKKWKQSLTASIMKRISKAVDLPDEIRPNTSSNNYANGVRYSIDWQNNFYFLSNNLITVGIEHKTEKASSNYSSTSIFGPYQSIFPEQSVYTNSLYAQDQINVFNKLFTSVGLRYDNHQKFGGELTYRITQAFYFDKIKTKFKATYGTGFKAPSLFYLFDPAYGNPSLKPEKSKGYDFGVEQFLLGGKLSFELNYYSLMLTDMFSFDENFKAINVAKASMKGIEFNLTGYRINRFNFSINYTLTNTKDEYVKSTDYNLPLLRRPKNQAFLLVGYDFNTDVNLQLQVKYVGERYDKDFTTYPAQRTKLSSYTIVNLLSSIKISDNLEFYGRIQNLFNANYEEVLYYGTLGRTFYLGAGINL, from the coding sequence ATGAAAAAGATTTATATCTGCTTGTTTCTTTTGCTTTTTTCAGCAACTTCCTTCCCACAATCCGACACACTAAAAACAACACTTTCAGAAATAATTGTAACTGCTAACCGCACTGAAACACCTTATTACACTTTGGCAAGTTCTGTTTCTGTGCTTACACAGAAAGATTTAAAAGAAAGGCAAATAAATACAGTCGTAGATGCTTTACGGGAATTGCCGGGTGTAACAGTAGTTGAACAAGGTGGACCTGGCAAATTAGCAAGTGTGTTCATTAGAGGCGCCAGTCCGAATCATACCTTGGTGTTAATTGATGGAACCGAAATGAACAACCCGTCTTCACCAGATAATGCATTTGACTTCTCATATCTAAATGTTAACGACATAGATAAAATTGAAATTGTCCGAGGCCCCCAAAGTACCCTCTATGGTTCTGAGGCAATAGCAGGTGTAATTAATATTATTACAAAGTTTGGTTCACCAAATAAAAATTTTTCTTTTTACGGTGAAGGTGGATCAAATAATTATTACAGAGGTAATGTCTCTGCTTACGGAAACTACAATAAACTAAATTACTTCTTATCCTTTTCAAGAAATAAAACTGATGGAATATCTGCTGCTGATTCTAAATATGGCAATACGGAAAAAGATGGCTATTCAAATAATTCTTTTACCGGAAAAATTATGATACACCCAAACAATAATTTTAATAGTTCTTTTTTATATAAATACACAAAATCAAATAATGATTTAGACCAAAACGAAAAGTTGGGTGACGACCCTAATTTTAGTTATAAAGTAGAAGAACAACTCTTCTCATCAATTAGCAAACTCGAACTCTTCAATAAAAAATGGAAGCAATCTTTAACTGCTTCTATAATGAAAAGAATTTCTAAAGCAGTGGATTTACCAGATGAAATTAGACCAAATACATCAAGTAATAACTATGCTAATGGAGTACGATATAGTATCGACTGGCAAAATAATTTTTATTTCTTAAGCAATAACCTCATCACTGTTGGTATTGAACATAAAACGGAAAAAGCTTCGTCAAATTATTCATCAACTAGCATCTTTGGTCCATATCAAAGTATTTTTCCAGAACAAAGTGTTTATACAAATAGTTTGTATGCTCAAGATCAAATTAATGTATTTAATAAATTATTTACATCTGTTGGATTACGATACGACAACCATCAAAAGTTTGGTGGTGAACTTACCTACCGAATTACCCAAGCATTTTATTTTGACAAAATTAAAACTAAGTTCAAAGCAACTTACGGAACTGGTTTCAAAGCACCATCATTATTTTACTTGTTTGACCCCGCTTATGGCAATCCTTCTCTAAAGCCAGAAAAAAGTAAAGGTTACGATTTTGGAGTAGAACAATTTTTATTGGGTGGTAAACTATCTTTTGAGTTAAACTACTACAGCTTAATGCTAACGGATATGTTCAGTTTCGATGAAAATTTTAAGGCAATAAACGTAGCAAAAGCCTCAATGAAAGGTATAGAATTTAATTTAACGGGATATAGAATTAATCGCTTCAATTTTTCTATAAATTACACCTTAACAAATACGAAAGACGAGTACGTAAAAAGCACAGATTATAACTTGCCGTTGCTGCGTCGACCTAAAAACCAAGCATTTCTTTTAGTCGGTTATGATTTTAATACTGATGTTAATTTGCAACTTCAAGTAAAATACGTGGGCGAACGCTATGATAAAGATTTTACTACTTACCCAGCACAAAGGACTAAGTTAAGTTCTTACACAATAGTAAATTTACTAAGCTCAATAAAAATATCAGATAACCTAGAATTCTATGGAAGAATACAAAACCTCTTTAATGCTAATTATGAGGAAGTACTTTATTACGGAACATTAGGAAGAACTTTTTATCTTGGCGCTGGAATAAATTTATAA